A genomic window from Clostridia bacterium includes:
- a CDS encoding rubredoxin: MMKYVCVLCGYVYDEEAEGVKFADLPDDWTCPLCGAGKDDFELQQD, encoded by the coding sequence ATCATGAAGTACGTATGCGTTTTGTGCGGTTACGTTTACGACGAGGAGGCCGAGGGCGTCAAGTTCGCGGACCTTCCCGACGACTGGACCTGCCCGCTCTGCGGAGCCGGCAAGGATGATTTCGAGCTTCAGCAGGACTAA
- a CDS encoding peptidylprolyl isomerase: MKTVKKLVSLIVIACLLGGIAVSFSGCGLATRTAGTVEGEDIPAGMYIYFLHSAILNLEQQYQYGQLSSEYSESSDESSEEASLPESSEPESSEPESSEPESSGEPASSDEPESSTESSSTESSSESSEDKNPATLWDAIVENKPAKDYVIDKAYENCAWVIIMEKKAAEYKIEFTDEDKATLESNYAQNGGKAELETNLNEMGVSIETYERIVKAGIIQEHLKELLYGEESGNGVSEADQKKEYDENYRRVKHILFKTQGLTDDKDEEGNVTKSADEKKAEIEATYKEVLARAQAGEDFEALVEEYSEDGMDKDKGYIFKKGDMVSEFETAAWDLAVGEISSCESTYGWHIIKAYDKYEKPEYMTEALSEFISNYENEKYEEVENKWIEEAAVNRSSAAVRRYSPSDIYEDNNVASVVSQQIAYYNSYYASMMASGNN, from the coding sequence ATGAAAACCGTAAAGAAACTCGTTTCCCTCATCGTTATCGCCTGCCTGCTCGGCGGCATAGCGGTATCCTTCAGCGGCTGCGGACTCGCTACCCGTACCGCCGGAACCGTCGAAGGCGAAGATATCCCCGCCGGAATGTACATCTATTTCCTGCACTCCGCCATCCTCAACCTCGAGCAGCAGTATCAGTACGGACAGCTCTCCAGCGAGTATTCCGAGAGCAGCGACGAATCCTCCGAAGAGGCGTCCCTGCCCGAATCCTCCGAGCCCGAATCCTCCGAGCCCGAATCCTCCGAGCCCGAATCCTCCGGGGAACCCGCTTCTTCCGATGAGCCCGAGTCCTCCACCGAGTCATCCTCCACCGAATCTTCGAGCGAGTCGAGCGAAGACAAGAATCCTGCTACCCTCTGGGACGCGATCGTTGAGAACAAGCCCGCGAAGGATTACGTCATAGACAAGGCGTATGAGAACTGCGCCTGGGTCATCATCATGGAGAAGAAGGCCGCCGAGTACAAGATCGAGTTCACCGACGAAGACAAGGCCACCCTCGAATCCAACTACGCCCAGAACGGCGGCAAGGCCGAGCTCGAGACAAACCTCAACGAGATGGGCGTTTCCATCGAGACCTATGAGCGCATCGTCAAGGCCGGCATCATCCAGGAGCACCTCAAGGAGCTGCTCTACGGCGAAGAAAGCGGCAACGGCGTCAGCGAAGCGGATCAGAAGAAGGAATACGACGAGAATTACCGCCGCGTCAAGCACATCCTCTTCAAGACCCAGGGCCTGACCGACGATAAGGATGAAGAAGGCAACGTCACAAAGTCCGCCGACGAGAAGAAGGCGGAGATCGAAGCCACCTACAAGGAAGTGCTCGCCAGAGCCCAGGCCGGCGAAGACTTCGAGGCGCTCGTCGAGGAATACAGCGAAGACGGAATGGACAAGGACAAGGGCTATATCTTCAAGAAGGGCGATATGGTCAGCGAGTTCGAGACTGCCGCATGGGATCTCGCCGTCGGCGAAATTTCCTCCTGCGAATCCACCTACGGCTGGCACATCATCAAGGCCTACGACAAGTACGAAAAGCCCGAATATATGACCGAAGCGCTCTCCGAGTTCATCAGCAACTACGAGAACGAGAAGTATGAAGAAGTCGAGAACAAGTGGATCGAGGAAGCGGCCGTAAACAGAAGCAGCGCGGCAGTCCGCCGCTACAGCCCCTCCGATATCTACGAGGACAACAACGTCGCTTCCGTCGTTTCCCAGCAGATCGCCTACTACAACTCCTATTACGCTTCGATGATGGCAAGCGGCAACAACTGA
- a CDS encoding DnaD domain protein — MPKIDFTPSPYFGVPSALVDEFMKDADEKKLKILLYILRHAPRAVTVEELCRASGASVSAVELIVEYWKDSGVLGAPAEPKAAPAPERKKTGAVEVAKAAETDETLSFLLKRAQELVGHTLTRSETEALFSVYSWAGIPADAFLLMVQYCVSIGKPNMRYVEKLAYSWQDEGIDSYETAEKKVAEMKAADKAETKIKSIVGIEGRNLTTSEKTHLQRWINEWGMGWDLITVAFERTADNTGKASFAYMNGILKKWREQGIKKKKDLEKENTRPEKNGANRSFSKADVKAYEEWGRKKLKEASE, encoded by the coding sequence ATGCCCAAGATCGACTTCACCCCGTCGCCCTATTTCGGAGTTCCGTCCGCGCTGGTGGACGAATTCATGAAGGACGCCGACGAGAAAAAGCTGAAGATACTGCTCTATATCCTCCGCCACGCGCCGCGCGCGGTCACCGTGGAGGAGCTTTGCCGTGCCAGCGGCGCGAGCGTTTCCGCTGTCGAGCTGATAGTCGAATACTGGAAGGACAGCGGCGTGCTCGGCGCGCCCGCGGAGCCGAAGGCGGCTCCCGCGCCCGAGCGGAAGAAGACCGGCGCCGTCGAGGTCGCGAAGGCGGCGGAGACGGATGAGACGCTCTCCTTCCTGCTAAAGCGCGCGCAGGAGCTCGTCGGACATACGCTCACCCGCTCCGAAACGGAGGCGCTTTTCTCCGTTTACAGCTGGGCGGGCATCCCCGCCGACGCATTTCTGCTGATGGTGCAGTACTGCGTTTCGATAGGCAAGCCGAATATGCGTTACGTCGAAAAGCTCGCATATTCCTGGCAGGATGAGGGCATCGACAGCTACGAAACCGCCGAGAAGAAGGTGGCCGAAATGAAAGCCGCCGACAAGGCGGAGACGAAGATAAAATCCATAGTCGGTATCGAGGGGCGCAACCTCACTACTTCCGAAAAAACCCACCTGCAGCGCTGGATAAACGAATGGGGCATGGGCTGGGACCTCATCACCGTCGCCTTCGAACGCACCGCCGACAACACCGGCAAGGCGTCCTTCGCCTATATGAACGGCATACTCAAAAAGTGGCGCGAGCAGGGCATCAAAAAGAAGAAAGACCTCGAAAAAGAAAATACGCGTCCGGAGAAGAACGGCGCCAACCGTTCCTTCTCCAAAGCCGACGTAAAGGCCTATGAGGAATGGGGACGCAAAAAGCTGAAGGAGGCCTCCGAATGA
- a CDS encoding helix-turn-helix transcriptional regulator yields MMNTAEKLNAVIDYIENHLTEEIEQEKLAQIACCSFFDLGRLFSLIAEVTISDYIRKRRLTKAGTELKYDNAKVLATALKYGYESPVSFARAFQSFHGFNPGNASDRGNVLKVFPKLVFQVSAKNVMDKIRTERIMVDGKEYSASYFGEQDMSYWSDYATKREFWRLENVGNEFANCKKFREVLPYNNYPPMDIQIGQVFVVDYHKFDGTIDRKYYIADGTVWQDMPSTREFVLWGMSPIRKDTLTVADREYEASYFGEQDMSYWSDYATKREFWRLENVGNEFANCKKLGEVLPYNNYPPISFQIGQVFVIDYHTVSGVIERKYYIADGTVWQDMPSTRQFIPD; encoded by the coding sequence ATGATGAACACAGCGGAAAAGCTTAACGCGGTGATCGACTATATTGAAAATCATCTGACCGAAGAAATTGAACAGGAGAAACTTGCGCAAATCGCGTGCTGTTCGTTCTTTGATCTAGGCAGATTGTTTTCTCTTATAGCCGAAGTTACTATTTCCGATTATATCAGAAAGCGGAGACTGACAAAAGCGGGAACGGAATTGAAATATGATAACGCAAAGGTGCTTGCTACCGCACTCAAATACGGTTATGAGTCGCCGGTATCATTTGCAAGAGCGTTTCAAAGCTTTCACGGATTTAATCCGGGCAATGCGTCGGACCGTGGCAACGTTCTGAAGGTTTTTCCGAAGCTTGTTTTTCAAGTTAGCGCAAAAAACGTTATGGATAAGATCAGAACAGAACGCATTATGGTGGACGGAAAAGAGTACAGCGCAAGTTACTTTGGCGAGCAGGATATGTCGTACTGGTCGGATTATGCGACAAAGCGCGAGTTCTGGCGGCTTGAAAATGTCGGGAACGAGTTTGCGAACTGTAAAAAGTTTCGGGAGGTTCTGCCGTACAACAATTATCCTCCGATGGATATTCAGATCGGTCAGGTTTTTGTTGTTGACTATCACAAATTCGACGGCACGATTGATAGAAAATATTATATTGCCGACGGAACCGTCTGGCAGGATATGCCCTCGACAAGGGAGTTTGTGCTCTGGGGAATGTCTCCAATCAGAAAAGACACTCTGACGGTTGCGGACAGAGAATACGAGGCGAGTTACTTTGGCGAGCAGGATATGTCGTACTGGTCGGATTATGCGACAAAGCGCGAGTTCTGGCGGCTTGAAAATGTCGGGAACGAGTTTGCGAACTGTAAAAAGCTTGGGGAGGTTCTGCCGTACAACAATTACCCGCCTATCAGTTTTCAGATCGGTCAGGTCTTTGTTATTGATTACCACACCGTCAGCGGCGTGATTGAGAGAAAATATTACATCGCCGACGGAACCGTCTGGCAGGATATGCCTTCAACAAGACAGTTTATTCCGGACTAA
- a CDS encoding ATP-binding protein produces MSYGRDVYEEALAHLKQKHNLCSMITEERRALLREANPRFSEIDAELRGTSSALFAALRSGNSAESFNRIMEKNHALRAEREKLLADAGLDEHYLDEIYACDKCRDEYYIDGRMCDCLKKELRLTAYERLNASSRLKLTSFDDFDLGYYSEETDEMLEESPRERMTDVLAYVKRYAAEIRTRRDSLLFTGGTGLGKTHLSLAVAKEAVDAGLGVIYDSVPTLMTKLDNERFGRGDEGLTEAVCSCDLLILDDLGAEHNTASTRTFIYTIVNSRIMSALPTIISTNLSIPELSERYSDAVYSRLTGDYTPVFFCGTDIRLKKKMGIK; encoded by the coding sequence ATGAGCTACGGCAGAGACGTATACGAGGAAGCGCTGGCGCACCTGAAGCAAAAGCATAACCTCTGCTCCATGATAACGGAAGAAAGACGCGCGCTGCTTCGCGAAGCGAATCCCCGCTTCAGCGAGATCGACGCCGAACTTCGCGGCACCTCATCCGCGCTTTTCGCCGCGCTGCGTTCAGGCAACAGTGCCGAATCCTTCAACAGAATCATGGAGAAAAACCACGCGCTCCGTGCCGAGCGCGAAAAACTGCTCGCCGACGCAGGCCTCGACGAGCACTATCTCGACGAAATTTACGCATGCGACAAGTGCCGCGACGAATACTATATCGACGGCAGGATGTGCGACTGCCTGAAAAAAGAGCTGCGGCTGACCGCCTACGAACGGCTGAACGCATCCTCCCGTCTGAAGCTGACCTCCTTCGATGACTTCGACCTCGGTTACTACTCCGAAGAAACGGACGAAATGCTCGAGGAATCTCCGAGAGAGCGCATGACCGACGTGCTCGCCTACGTCAAACGCTACGCTGCGGAAATACGCACGCGGCGCGACAGTCTGCTTTTCACCGGCGGCACCGGACTCGGCAAAACGCACCTATCCCTCGCCGTCGCCAAAGAAGCGGTCGACGCCGGACTCGGCGTTATCTATGACAGCGTTCCGACGCTGATGACGAAGCTCGACAACGAGCGTTTCGGCAGAGGCGACGAAGGTCTGACCGAGGCCGTCTGCTCCTGCGATCTGCTGATACTCGACGACCTCGGAGCCGAACACAACACCGCCTCCACACGCACCTTCATTTACACGATAGTAAATTCGCGCATCATGTCCGCGCTTCCGACTATAATCAGCACAAACCTTTCGATCCCGGAGCTCAGCGAACGCTACTCCGACGCGGTCTACTCCCGTCTGACCGGCGACTACACACCGGTATTTTTCTGCGGGACGGATATAAGACTTAAGAAAAAAATGGGTATCAAATGA
- a CDS encoding sulfatase-like hydrolase/transferase yields the protein MRIRQKLTKETIEKYIAPVAILLIAANLLTVIMCIVSEGTFLRAFLMPSGWAFVMNTLMVYMPMLVLFFLVRRTWIAFLPISLVFCAFNYFDYLKVSIRGETILPCDFTIITEAAETVGMLELEITVGLIAAIVLTAAITVGLFFFDKLVIRRNGLMIRLRNGAIIAAVTLAVTVAGFFGTFLNPAFLKATGLTAYQWKQLNTRNNNGFLVNFLANIPYVIPEKPSGYGEDSAQATYDEVIAELNEAYTANGDEKPNIIIVMNESFADADKFAYINFEQSTTPTLHETTRTKTGGTHFTPQFGGGTANVEFELLTGYSLRYLPASSTPYQQHVKKVTPSYVSFLRDELGYSTVAIHSYGPHFWNRDNVYPLIGFEKFVSEPDFYLPLRMRTYVSDESTADMIISQYEENRATGKPFFNFTVTMQNHGSYGGGDYDEATMINATDGSADLSSRVFGAIRSYATSIKFADDMLRQLTDYFSTCGEPTIIMFFGDHLGSFGNKDSSYYAAGYTKNTSDTLPGFYDLHTPPFVIWDNYTDVSASPDTSLSTYYLIPYMTEIYSLPQPVYFKYLLQQSELVKGTGGDYYLRGDGSIAESGSVTEEENAELERQHLFQYDALFGKQYVTDKIWAKYKE from the coding sequence ATGCGCATAAGGCAAAAACTGACAAAAGAGACAATTGAAAAATACATAGCGCCGGTCGCGATACTTCTGATCGCCGCGAATCTTCTGACCGTTATAATGTGCATCGTCAGCGAAGGCACCTTCCTGCGCGCGTTTCTCATGCCGAGCGGCTGGGCGTTCGTAATGAACACTCTTATGGTCTATATGCCTATGCTGGTGCTTTTCTTTCTGGTCAGAAGGACCTGGATCGCATTCCTGCCGATTTCGTTGGTTTTCTGCGCCTTTAACTACTTCGACTATCTGAAGGTAAGCATCCGCGGCGAAACGATACTCCCCTGCGACTTCACGATAATAACCGAAGCCGCTGAAACCGTCGGGATGCTCGAGCTCGAAATAACGGTCGGACTGATAGCGGCAATAGTGCTGACAGCCGCGATAACCGTCGGCCTCTTCTTTTTCGACAAGCTCGTGATACGCAGAAACGGGCTGATGATACGCCTGCGCAACGGCGCGATAATCGCCGCCGTCACGCTTGCCGTCACCGTCGCCGGATTCTTCGGAACATTCCTCAACCCCGCTTTCCTGAAGGCAACAGGGCTGACCGCTTATCAGTGGAAGCAGCTGAACACGCGGAACAACAACGGCTTTTTGGTAAACTTCCTCGCGAACATCCCCTACGTCATCCCAGAGAAACCCTCGGGCTACGGCGAGGACTCCGCACAGGCGACATACGACGAGGTGATTGCGGAACTGAACGAGGCGTATACCGCAAACGGCGACGAAAAGCCGAACATCATTATAGTTATGAACGAATCCTTCGCGGACGCAGACAAGTTCGCGTATATCAACTTCGAGCAGTCCACGACGCCTACGCTGCACGAAACGACCCGGACAAAGACCGGCGGAACGCACTTCACGCCGCAGTTCGGCGGCGGCACGGCGAACGTTGAGTTTGAGCTGCTGACCGGCTACAGTCTGCGCTACCTTCCCGCAAGCTCCACACCATACCAGCAGCACGTCAAAAAGGTCACACCGAGCTACGTCAGCTTCCTGCGCGACGAGCTGGGCTACTCCACCGTTGCGATACATTCCTACGGGCCGCACTTCTGGAACCGCGACAACGTATATCCGCTTATCGGCTTCGAGAAGTTCGTCTCCGAGCCGGATTTCTACCTGCCGCTCCGCATGCGCACCTACGTCAGCGACGAATCGACCGCGGATATGATCATCAGCCAGTATGAAGAGAACCGCGCTACCGGCAAGCCCTTCTTCAACTTCACCGTGACGATGCAGAACCACGGCAGTTACGGCGGCGGCGACTACGACGAAGCGACGATGATAAACGCCACCGACGGCAGCGCAGACCTTTCGAGCCGCGTCTTCGGAGCGATACGCAGCTACGCTACGAGCATCAAGTTCGCTGACGATATGCTCAGGCAACTGACCGATTACTTCTCGACCTGCGGCGAACCGACGATAATCATGTTCTTCGGCGACCACCTCGGTTCCTTCGGCAATAAGGACTCCTCTTATTATGCCGCGGGCTACACGAAGAATACCTCCGATACGCTCCCCGGCTTCTACGACCTGCACACCCCTCCCTTCGTCATCTGGGACAACTACACGGACGTTTCCGCAAGCCCGGATACGTCGCTGAGCACCTACTACCTGATCCCGTATATGACCGAGATCTATTCCCTGCCGCAGCCCGTATACTTCAAATACCTGCTTCAGCAGAGCGAACTCGTCAAGGGCACCGGCGGCGACTACTACCTTCGCGGCGACGGAAGCATCGCGGAAAGCGGCTCCGTCACCGAAGAGGAGAACGCCGAGCTGGAACGTCAGCATTTATTCCAGTACGACGCGCTCTTCGGCAAGCAGTACGTAACCGACAAGATCTGGGCGAAGTATAAAGAATAG
- the mfd gene encoding transcription-repair coupling factor has product MIDALRKLVSELECRPRLEKAIKKESCAYLCGLSAAAKAQLIFALSADTGKPAVVVVPDEKAAVSMKHDLETLFGYGVYVFPQRDFVFDSVEGFSRDSAHARLAALSALLDGKANAVVAPAAACMDTTLPPETLARRILPLKAGGEYPPDTVVSALSGGGYTRVDTVEGVGQFALRGDIIDFYPPSDSPLRLDFFDNTLESVNRFDVFTQRRGEKLTECAITPCAECAPDDADAFEAALAALAKKDASAASDLERLRAFGRLPSADKYQKLIMPEAATLADYCEDALVFIAEPHACAERARESATAWREEQAALIESGSLGGGENGLRLKYAEFVSVYNCKASFLLEDLRRTSGEFKRDFEERVPVRATGAWQGGLAQLDELMGSYKRKGSRVLLFAGSEKNAEYVAGYLRENGVGARFLHEPESIDAGVVTVTDGFFSSGVEYESANAAVVTCGELPYARRKRAKLHKKGSPVNSLADLREGDLVVHSYYGIGRYEGVEQLTFEGVTKEYIKIKYAGTDSLFVPVNQLDLVSKYIGGHAEGAVQLSKMGGTAWKNATKRAKAAAKDLAKELIKLYAERTSRPGHAFSPDGEWQREFEAAFPFEETDDQLRCAEEVKADMESSVPMDRILCGDVGYGKTEVALRACFKCISDGMQAAILVPTTLLALQHYNTAVRRFERMPVEIEFLSRFKTKKEQNEILKRLADGRCDLIVGTHRILSKDIRFKNLGLLVIDEEQRFGVASKEKLRQLCKGVDTLMLSATPIPRTLNMALSGIRDLSMLEEPPVDRQPVLTFVAEYSPKLVFGAIERELSRGGQVYYLYNRVEGIERVAARIAERFPNAAVAVAHGQMDEDELSDIWSAVVAGDIQILVCTTIIETGIDVPNVNTLIVENADLMGLSQLHQLRGRVGRSARRAYAYFTFRKDKALSEVSEKRLAALREFTEFGSGIRIAMRDLEIRGAGNLIGSQQSGHMDAVGYDLYMKLLAEAVRAEKGEAPEVRDADCFVNLPVSAYIPESYVASELTRIELYRAIAAVASREDADSVAAELNDRFGDPPKCVSDLIKIALLRADGNRLELDEISFRNGGLCVIPTEPDEAVLGRAALIIGRNASVKVGAKPYLYVKNVDKRQTLSIIEEVLDKYKMAQYVPDELKSTIPVTSPNKKGMSS; this is encoded by the coding sequence ATGATTGACGCTTTGAGAAAGCTCGTGAGCGAGCTCGAATGCCGCCCGCGACTCGAAAAAGCAATAAAGAAAGAGAGCTGCGCCTACCTATGCGGACTTTCCGCGGCGGCAAAAGCGCAGCTTATTTTCGCGCTGTCCGCGGACACGGGAAAGCCCGCCGTCGTGGTCGTTCCCGACGAGAAGGCCGCCGTTTCGATGAAGCACGACCTTGAGACGCTCTTCGGCTACGGAGTGTACGTCTTCCCGCAGCGCGACTTCGTTTTCGACAGCGTCGAGGGCTTCAGCCGCGACAGCGCGCACGCGCGTCTCGCGGCGCTTTCCGCGCTGCTGGATGGCAAGGCAAACGCCGTCGTCGCACCCGCCGCCGCGTGTATGGACACCACCCTGCCGCCCGAAACGCTCGCGAGGCGCATCCTTCCGCTGAAAGCCGGCGGTGAATACCCGCCGGACACAGTCGTTTCCGCGCTCTCCGGCGGCGGCTACACACGCGTCGACACCGTCGAGGGCGTCGGGCAGTTCGCGCTTCGCGGCGACATCATCGACTTCTACCCGCCGTCCGACAGCCCCCTGCGCCTCGACTTTTTCGACAACACGCTTGAGAGCGTCAACCGCTTCGACGTCTTCACCCAGCGCCGCGGAGAAAAGCTGACGGAGTGCGCGATAACCCCCTGCGCCGAATGCGCGCCGGACGACGCGGACGCCTTCGAAGCCGCCCTCGCCGCGCTCGCGAAAAAGGACGCCTCCGCCGCCTCCGATCTCGAACGCCTCCGCGCGTTCGGGCGGCTGCCGTCGGCGGATAAATACCAGAAACTCATAATGCCGGAAGCCGCGACCCTCGCGGATTACTGCGAAGACGCGCTCGTCTTCATCGCCGAGCCGCACGCCTGCGCCGAACGCGCGCGCGAATCCGCGACCGCCTGGCGCGAGGAGCAGGCCGCGCTCATAGAGAGCGGCTCACTCGGAGGCGGCGAGAACGGGCTGCGTCTGAAATACGCGGAGTTCGTATCCGTTTATAACTGCAAGGCCTCCTTCCTGCTCGAAGACCTGCGCCGCACGTCCGGCGAATTCAAGCGCGACTTCGAGGAGCGCGTGCCCGTCCGCGCAACGGGCGCGTGGCAGGGCGGCCTGGCTCAGCTCGACGAACTAATGGGCTCCTACAAGCGCAAGGGCAGCCGCGTGCTTCTCTTCGCCGGCAGCGAAAAGAACGCCGAATACGTCGCCGGATACCTGCGCGAAAACGGCGTGGGCGCCCGCTTCCTGCACGAGCCGGAAAGCATCGACGCAGGCGTCGTCACCGTCACCGACGGCTTCTTCTCCTCCGGCGTCGAATACGAAAGCGCGAACGCCGCCGTCGTTACCTGCGGCGAGCTCCCCTACGCGCGCAGAAAGCGCGCGAAGCTCCACAAAAAAGGCAGCCCCGTCAACTCCCTCGCAGACCTGCGCGAAGGCGACCTCGTCGTACATTCCTACTACGGTATCGGGCGCTACGAAGGCGTCGAGCAGCTGACGTTCGAGGGCGTTACGAAGGAATATATCAAGATAAAATACGCCGGAACGGACTCTCTCTTCGTGCCGGTCAACCAGCTCGATCTCGTCTCCAAATACATCGGCGGACACGCCGAGGGCGCGGTGCAGCTCTCCAAGATGGGCGGCACCGCGTGGAAAAACGCCACGAAGCGCGCGAAGGCCGCCGCAAAAGACCTCGCAAAAGAGCTTATCAAGCTCTACGCCGAGCGCACCAGCCGCCCCGGCCACGCCTTCTCCCCGGACGGAGAGTGGCAGCGCGAATTCGAGGCCGCGTTCCCGTTCGAAGAGACGGACGACCAGCTCCGCTGCGCCGAGGAGGTCAAGGCGGACATGGAAAGCTCCGTTCCGATGGACCGCATACTCTGCGGCGACGTCGGCTACGGCAAGACGGAAGTCGCGCTCCGCGCATGCTTCAAGTGCATCTCAGACGGTATGCAGGCGGCGATACTCGTGCCGACCACGCTGCTCGCGCTCCAGCATTACAACACCGCCGTGCGCCGCTTCGAGCGGATGCCGGTCGAGATCGAGTTCCTCTCCCGCTTCAAGACGAAGAAGGAGCAGAACGAAATACTCAAACGCCTCGCCGACGGCAGATGCGACCTCATCGTCGGCACACACCGCATACTTTCAAAAGACATTCGCTTCAAAAACCTCGGCCTGCTCGTCATCGACGAGGAACAGCGCTTCGGCGTCGCGAGCAAGGAGAAGCTCCGCCAGCTCTGCAAGGGAGTCGACACGCTGATGCTCTCCGCGACTCCGATACCGCGCACGCTGAATATGGCGCTCTCCGGCATCCGCGATCTGTCAATGCTCGAGGAGCCGCCCGTTGACCGTCAGCCGGTGCTGACCTTCGTCGCAGAGTACTCGCCGAAGCTCGTATTCGGCGCGATCGAGCGCGAGCTTTCCCGCGGCGGACAGGTCTATTACCTCTACAACCGCGTCGAAGGCATCGAGCGCGTCGCCGCGCGGATAGCGGAGCGTTTCCCGAACGCCGCCGTCGCCGTCGCCCACGGACAGATGGACGAGGACGAGCTGTCGGACATATGGTCAGCGGTCGTCGCCGGAGATATACAGATACTCGTCTGCACCACCATCATCGAAACCGGCATCGACGTGCCGAACGTCAACACGCTCATCGTCGAGAACGCCGACCTGATGGGGCTTTCGCAGCTTCACCAGCTCCGCGGAAGAGTCGGCAGAAGCGCGCGCCGCGCCTACGCCTATTTCACCTTCCGCAAGGATAAGGCGCTCAGCGAGGTCTCCGAAAAGCGCCTCGCCGCGCTGCGCGAGTTCACCGAGTTCGGCAGCGGCATCAGGATCGCGATGCGCGACCTCGAAATACGCGGCGCGGGCAACCTCATCGGCTCCCAGCAGAGCGGCCATATGGACGCTGTCGGCTACGACCTCTATATGAAGCTGCTCGCCGAGGCCGTGCGCGCCGAGAAGGGCGAGGCGCCCGAGGTACGCGACGCCGACTGCTTCGTCAACCTGCCCGTCTCCGCCTACATTCCCGAGAGCTACGTCGCCTCCGAGCTGACGCGCATCGAGCTTTACCGCGCAATCGCCGCCGTCGCCTCTCGCGAGGACGCGGACTCCGTCGCCGCTGAGCTGAACGACCGCTTCGGCGATCCGCCGAAGTGCGTTTCCGACCTGATAAAGATCGCCCTGCTCCGCGCCGACGGCAATCGCCTGGAGCTCGACGAGATATCCTTCCGAAACGGCGGATTATGCGTCATCCCGACCGAGCCGGATGAGGCCGTTCTCGGCCGCGCCGCACTCATTATCGGCAGGAACGCTTCTGTAAAAGTCGGGGCAAAACCCTATCTTTACGTAAAAAATGTTGACAAGCGTCAAACTTTGAGTATAATTGAAGAAGTGTTAGATAAATACAAAATGGCGCAATATGTACCGGATGAGTTAAAATCGACGATTCCGGTGACGTCTCCAAATAAGAAAGGAATGTCAAGCTAA